A stretch of DNA from Terriglobia bacterium:
CTCGTTCAGGGACTCGGCCTTCGCGGCTTCCGCCAGGGCCAGATGCATGTACTCCGAGTCGGATTCCATGTACATGGCCGCATGCTACACTGTGGAGCATCGGCCATGAAATCGGTTTCCAAGCTGGCTTTGCTATTTCTGCTTTTGCCGGCAACCTTATTCGCTCAGCCCGGCGTCCGGATGTCTGCGGATTTCCTGCCGCTGGAAGTAGGGAACCGGTGGGAGTACGACGTCTTCAATGAGGCCGGGACGAAAGTCGATCACCTGGATTTCAGTGTCCAGGAATACCGGATCGTGAGCGGCCGCAGTTTCTATGTCCTCAATCAATTTCCGTTCGCCAGCGAGGGCGACAAAATCCGGCTCGTCCGTTATGACCGGCAGGAGCACACATATCTTCGCCTGCTGGACAACGACGAAGGCCCCTTGTTCCTCGCGGACGGCGCGCGTGTCGAAGTGTTGAAAGCGGACGATTCCGGCCTGCCGTCGAAGTTTGTAATGTATGGCGATCTGGTCGACCTGACGTTTCAGCGGGGTATCGGCATTGTCGAAGCCCGAATGCATTCCGGAGCAGTCGAGATCGCCAAGCTGACCGCACTCCATACCAGTGAACAACAGCTGGCCGATGCCAAGGCCGAGGGCGCCCAGATCTCTACGCAGCCGAAGCCGCCTCAACAGACAGCGCAGATTCCGCCGGGACAGCCGCAGACGCAGCCGGGCCAGCGGCCGCAACAGGCTCCACAACCACAGCGGCCGCGGACCGAGATCGAAAACGTGGCCAAGGCCACCGAAGAGACCGTTGCATTGGATGTGCAGGCCAGCGACATTGCCGGCGGCACGAAATTCCTGCTGACCGTGATCAATACCACGGACAAGCTCATACCGTTCAATTTCACCACGGGACAAACGTACGATTTCGTCATCACCGACGCAAACGGCCAGGAGATCTGGCGCTGGTCGCGCCGGATGTTCTTCACCCAGGTCATCCGGCAGGAAGCGATGCGTCCGAACAAGAACTGGACTTTCGAAGTCACGTGGAACCACCGGGACAACGAGCTCAACATCGCCCATCCCGGCAAGTACACGGTCGTTGGCAGTATCGCCAGTCATCCGCCGATGGAATCCCCGCCGGTCGTGTTCGAAGTTCACTAGTGGAGAGCAGCGTCGATAACGTTTTCAGTGACAAGCGGGTCCAGCGGGCATTCCGCTTCATCGCAGAAAATGAGCCCGCCATCGAAGCAGAACAGATCCGCCTGACTCAGATACCGGCGCCGCCTTTTGGCGAGAGCGAGCGGGCCCGCGCCTTCGCTGATGAATTGTCGCGGGCCGGCTTGCGGCCCGAAGCGGATGGGATTGGCAATGTCGTCGCGGCATACGACGGTCCCGGCAGGAATCCGGTTGTGGTCGGCGCACATCTGGATACGGTTTTTCCGGCGTCGACGCCCCTGGAATTGCGCCGGAAGGGCCGCGCGGTTCTTGTTCCCGGAATTTCGGACAACGGTTGCGGCATTGCTGCGTTGCTCTGGATGGTGCGGGCGGCAAAGGAAGCCGGCATTGGATTCCGGCGTCCAGTGATTCTGGTCGGCAATGTCGGCGAAGAAGGAGAAGGGAATCTTCGCGGCATCCGTTACCTGTTCGAGAATCCGCGCTGGGACGGCCGCGGCTGCGAGTTTATTGCGATCGACGGCGCCGGATTTCAGCGGATCACGCATCAGGCGCTCGGCAGCCGCCGGTTCCGCGTGCACCTGGCGGGTCCGGGCGGCCACAGCTGGGCGGATTTCGGGCGGCCGAATCCGGTGCAGGCCATGGCGTCGGCAATTCACCTGTTCTCGACGGCAAGCGGCGTGCGCCGCAGCGGCGAATCGTTCAACTTTGGATTGGTGCGCGGCGGCATTTCGGTAAATGCCATTCCGCGGGACGCGGTCATGGAAGTCGATCTCCGCTCGATCGTGGCGCCGAATCTCGCTGAACTGGAGAAGCGCTTGCGCCGCTGCGTTAATGAGGCCACACGCGCGTCCGGCGTCGAGTGCCGGATTGAGCTGATGGGCGAGCGGCCTTCCGGGATGACGCCCACCGGGGCGCCGCTGGTTCAGGCTGCAATGGACGTCACACGGCGGCTGGGGTTCGAACCGCTTCCCGACGTCGGATCGACCGACGCAAACCTGCCGATCTCGCTGGGCATTCCGGCGATTGCCCTGGGGGGCGGGGGGAGCTCCGGAAATGTGCACACTCCGGAAGAATGGTTTGATCCGGCGAGGCGCGAGATCGGTATTCAGCGGTTGCTGGCACTTGTCGGCGTGGTCGCCGGATTGGACTAATCGTCTTTCTTCCCAGTGAGCGAGAAAAGTATTCCCCGGAGATATGAATCGAGCTCGGCCTTTTCCACGTTTTTTCGAATGACGGTGGCGAGTTCGGTATCCGGGCTGTCGATGATCGCTATGATTTCGCTGATCGACGTTTCGACCCGCGAAATTTCGGCTTTGATAGCTTCGGTATCGAGTCCGCTGCTGCTGCCGGCCTGAGCGGCGCTCAGCCGCGAACGTTCGGATTCGAGAAGCGAGCTTGCGCTCTGGAGTTCCCGGGTGAGCTGGGTTTTCTGGAGGATGGCTTCCTGGAGCCGTTGTTCATACTGCATGCGGAGCTGATCCACGACCTCGGTGCTGACACGCTCGCTGGTTTCCGACATTCGCTGGAGCTGCTGTTCCAGCCGCCGCCTCTCGGCGTCCCAGGAAGTTTGGGCGTCCTGCATCTGGCGCTGCAACGCGTCTTTCTCACTCTTGAGATCCTGAAGCTTTTCCTGGGAGGGGTTCGGTGCCCGCGCCGCAGCTTCATAGCCTTGGATTTTCGCTTCGGCCTGAATGAAGGCCTGCTGGAGCTGTGCCGCATGATCGTTGAGCTGCCGGCGTTCGGTGTCCCACTGGCGGGCGGATTCTTCCAGTTTGTGGATCTGACCGACGAGCTGTTCCCGCTCCGCCGTCCACTTCGCCAGCGTTTCCTGGAGCTGGTTTTCAAGGTCGCGAACCTTGGGATTGACTTCGGGAGCTTCCCCTTTGGGTATCGGGCGGCCCATGATCTGTGCCGCCCGCCGGAGCTTCACCATCTCGCCCGCCAGCTTCAGCCGCTCCTGTTCCCACTCGGCCTTTCCGCGCAGAAAGGCCTGTTCGAGCTCTATTTTTTCCTTTGCGATGCGGCTGACTTCGACTTCGAACTGCTCCTTGACGGACTGGGTCGCGCGCATCGGATTCGACGCCCGGGCAATCGCTTCGGCGACCGCGCCTTCGAGCCGATTCACCTGGGATTTGAGCTGAGCGCGCTCGGTCTCCCATTCGGCGGCGGCCTTCTTCACTCGTTCCTCGGCGGCTTCCTGGACCTTGAGGATCGAAGCGGCATCCGCCCCCTTGGACTCCGCCGGGGCTGCGGTGCGCTTTCGAGCCAGCGCCGCTTTCGCATCGGCGAGTTCGGATTCGAGCTTATCGATTTCCGCATTCAGTTTGCGGCGCTCGGTACGCCATCGTTCCGCCGCCTCTTCCATCTCTTCCAACTGCCTGCGCAGGCCGTCTTTCTCCATGCGCGGATTATAATTCATGGACCCGAGAGGAGTTCTTATCGAAGTACGAAATCCGGTTACCGGGGAAGTTGTCGGGCAGGTCGCCGAGACAACCGCCGGTGATCTGGCCGAAACCGTGGAACGGGCACGCCAGGCGCAGGCCAGGTGGAGAGCCCTGCCTTTTGCCGGGCGGGCCCGGATTGTCCGCCGCTTTCACGATTTGCTGCTGTCCCGGCGTGAAATGGTTCTGGACACGATTCAGTCGGAGACCGGAAAGGCCCGCCGGGATGCGCTGGGCGAGATCGTGACGGTTGCCGGAACCGCTCGATATTATCTGGCGAATGGCGCCGGGCATCTGCAAGTCCGCCGGCGCCGTCCGGCGGTTCCCGTGGTGACCTCCGCCGAGATTATCTACAAGCCGCACGGCGTCGTGGGCCTCATCACGCCGTGGAATTATCCCTTCCTGCTGGGTGTCGGAGATGCGATTCCGGCGTTGCTGGCCGGAAATGCCGTCGTCGTCAAGCCGTCCGCATTGACTCCGCTCTCGGCTGTGCTGGCGCGCGAACTGCTCGTTGAATCCGGCCTTGATCCGGATCTGTTCGCCCTGGCCCACGGGGCGGGAGAGGTGGGCAGCGAGCTGATCGGCCGGGTGGACTACATCGGATTCACAGGAGGAACGGCCACCGGGCGCAAGGTGGCTGTCGCCGCTTCGGAGCGCTTGATTCCGTATTCGCTCGAGCTGGGAGGCAAAAATCCGATGATCGTTCTCGAAGGAGCGCCGCTCGATGCGGCGGCGACGGGGCTGATTGCCGGAGCCTTCGCGAACAGCGGGCAGACATGCATTTCGGTGGAGCGGGCTTACGTTCAGGAATCGATTTATGCGGAGTTCGCCAGGCGTGTCGCCGGGAAGACGGCGGCGCTGAAGCTGGGCTGGTCGAAGTCGTGGAATCTGGATATGGGCAGCATGATCAGCAGGGAACATGCGGAAAAGGTCCTGGAACGCATCGAGAAGGCTGTCGCGGGGGGAGCCCAGGCGATTGCCGGAGGCCGTGCGCGATCCGAACTCGGTCCCGCATTTGTCGAGCCGACGGTTTTGACGAATGCGCGCGACGACATGCCGATCTCGAAGGAAGAAACCTTCGGCCCGGTTATTGCGCTGTATCCCGTCCGCACGGCCGAGGAGGCAGTCGCCCGGGCGAACAATTCCGAGTTCGGATTGAATGCGTCCATCTGGGCCAAGGGCGGCCAGGCGCAGGAAATCGCGCGCCAGATCGAAACTGGCTCGGCAGTGATCAATTCGACGCTTCTGATCTACAACAGCTTCGATGTTCCGATGGGCGGCGTGAAGCTCAGCGGGATCGGACGCAGGCACGGGGAGCAGGGTATCCTTCGTTATACGCAGGCGCAGAGCATCGTCAGCAGCGTGGCTGCGGGCGGGGGGTACGATTCGATGCTGATGCGGGTGCGCAGTCAGTGGATGGCGGATGCCTTGGCGGGGATATTAAAAGTGTGGCGGAGGTTATGACGGGGAATTATTGCACCATCGCATCACTGGAGGTTGCTGCAGTTCTAAATTTGAAATGCAGCAACTTCCAATGATGCGACGGTGCAATATGCTTATAGCTAATTTTCCTGTTTCACCGTGGCCGGTTGCCCCGTGGGCGTGGCCGGCGTGGCTTGTGCCGTCTTTGCAGGCGTGTCACCGGTCTGCCGTGTAAGGTAGATGTAGAACGGTGTCACTTCGAACGGCATCTTTTCCCGCGCTGAAAGCAGGGCCACAGGTTTGGTCTTCGGCATTTCGATCCTGGCAGTCCAGGGATCGACGCGTACGCGTCCACCCAGCGGCAAGGCCGCAATCTGATCGACCTTCGTCATCTCGAGTTTGGGCGCGCCGGTTTCCAGACTCGTCATGCGCTGTACGCGATTGCCTTTGACCATGGTGTTGCCGATATGAGCGCGAAGCAGATTCGGCAATTGTGAAGCGCGGGCATTCACCGCTTCCAGGAACAGGCCGGCGTTTCCGAGCTTGTCTTTGTACGGAGAGTTCTTCAGGAGCTCGGCGGCCTTCGCATCGGCGTCGATTTCTTCTTTGGGATCGCGTTTCAGGTAGAGCTTCTGGAAAGCCTGCGGATCTTGAAAGAGCATGCGATCGCTGAAGGCATACATGGTGTCCAGGCGATGGCCCAGCGCGATGTGAGCGAGTTCGTGAGCCAGTATTGTCGCAAGGCTGGCCTCATCGGGCAGTACATCGATCAATCCGCGGCTGAGGACGATCGTGTGGCCGATGGTGAACGACTCGAGCGGCGTCGTCAGGAGAACGCGGACGCGAACCTCCGGTTCGATGTCGAGATTGTTGGTCACCTCGAGGTTGTTGACGACGGTTTCGAGCGTTTTGTTGACCTCGCCATCGGGTGCGATCAGCGCGGCTTTCTCCAGGCGTTGAATGACATTATCTTCAGCCTGTCGCTCCCATTGGCGAAGCGCATAGACAGGAGATGTTCCTTCGGCGTCTTCGATCTTGTCTTTGACGTCGTCGGATTCGACGATCAATGCCGTCAGCTCATTCTGGCCGCTGGCTTTACCGACGTTATATCCCCAGAGGCGCGTCTGGCCCTTGAAGCGCAGATGCCGCAGGCCGACGAGATAGCCCATGTTCGATTCTTCGGTGTACACATAGGCTGGCAGCCAGATTCCGGGGCCCATGTATTCACGCCAGCTGTCGAAGTGGAAGTACATCTTCGTGGAGGACGACGGCCCGTATGTGCCGTTGAAGCGGACGATGTTGTATTCCTGATCCTCAGCCCAGATGCGTCCGCGAAACGAACCGGAGGAACCCTTTTTGGGAAGCACATCGAAAACAAGGGTGCGCACCGAACCGAGAAATTCGCGGCGGACATACTCGAATTGATAGTGATTTTTGTCGAAGTGGCCGTCGACCACAAGCATCTGCGCAAATCCGCCGGGAAGATATTTGACGGAGTAAAGCTGCGTTATTTTGCCGGTGATCTTGTCCGGCGCAGGTTCGCCGCCGAGCAGCGTGTGTTCCTTTTCCTCGGCGTTGAAATCAAGTTTGCCGAGGAAGTACTGATCGTCCACGGGACGGAACGCAAGCGCGTCATCCTTGTCGAGGCTCTGCAGGTAGGTCTCGACGAGCGGATGCAAGGTACGCATCTTCGACGCGAGAATCGCTTCACGTCCGACGACCCGGTCCAGGATCTGGCTGACCGTAGACGGAGCTGTCGGGTCCACCGGCGCTGCCGAGGTCGTGTTCGACGGCGGGGCTTGCTGAGGCTTCTGCGCAGCAATGGCGAATCCGCCGCCAATAGAAAAGAATAGAATAAAGACCCAAATCGATATTTTGAAGTTTAGATTACGCATATTCCTTCCATGCTTTCTGTTGCCCTGGCTAGTACGCCAATTCAAAAACAATGTGGACCGTGGCCGTTGAATCCACCGGCTGTCCGTCTCGTTGTGCAGGTTTGAACTTAATCTGTTGAGCGGCGCGTAAAGCGTTCTGGTCAAGTCCGTGTCCGAGCCCCTTCACCACCTCAAGCACGCGCACTTCCCCGGCGGCCGTGAACATGACACGCACCAGGACTTCACCTTCGACCTTTTGTGTCCGCGCTTCTGCGGTGTAGTCGGGTTTCGGTTTGGATAGAATTTCTACAGGCACCTGTGCCGAACCGGTTTCCAGGTGTCTCTTCGGCGCTTCAGCCTTGGCTGCGCCATCCAGATCACCAAAACCGCCCTGCTGAACGGCGCGGCCCGATCCGCCACCGCCACCGCCATTGCCTCCGCCGCCTACAGGCGCGACGCCGTTGCCGAATCCCGAACTGTGCACGACTCCCCTGGCGCCGTGCGCTCCGCCGGTTCCATTCCCCGCTCCCGCACCCGTGGGCAGATCGAACGAGCCAAGCTCGGCGATATTGCCGACTTTTCCCGGCTTGCCGACGGCCTTGACTCCGTTTGGATCGCCAAATCCGCCGGTCTGGACTTTTTGCGCTGGCAGATTGGTGGTCGGCGTTGCAGAGCTTCCGGTGGAGAACATCCCGGTCTTCACTTCAGGCGCCTTCGGAGCAGCGATCGCCGGTTCGTTCGAATCCAGATGCGGAGTGTTGCGCACGACGGGAATTGGTTTTTCCCGCTCGATCACATCCGGCAGCTTGATTGCGGCGATTTTCGGCGGTTCCGGTTTTTTCTCAACCGGCGGCTGAACCACCACAGGCTTCGGCGGAGGCGGCGCCACGATCGGCTTCGGTTCAATTACCGGCTTCGGCCGCGGCGGTTCCTTGTAATGGGTGACTTCGAGCGGCTGCGCCTTCGGTATCGGAGGAGCAAGCTGCACTGTGGTATATCTCGCCTTCATCGTCTCCGTGAAGATGAGAGGAATCAGCAGCAGAACGGATAGCAACACACCGTGAACCGCTACACTCATCACCAGGGAACGCTTGCGAGATCCTTTGAATTCGAGTGATTGAAAGAGTACGGCGCGAGAATCGTCCTGATCGCGACCCCGCGGCGTGAAGTTATTCGAATACGCCATAACACCCTGGAAGTTGCAAGAGTCCTTCCAGCTTGATTCCGTCGGCTGCAAGTGCCGTAAATCGTTGAGGTTAACTACGCCGTTTGTTTGATTGAGCAAGGGCATCTTGGTTCCTCTCATTCCAAATCGAGTTTCAGGAGATGCACCCGTGGTTAGTCGCGTCCCCGCCCGCCAAATTGCACCTCCGGCTCCAACCAGCTCCGCCTTAGAAACACAGGTGGTTGCGTGATTCCACCGGCAGGGAATCCATAAACTTGCTTGGACTTGCGCATTTCTGATAGTTATTTGAGAAATGAAAGTGCTCATCGCTGAAGACGACCGCGATTCCCGTGAATTGCTGGCGTGGATGCTGGAAAAGCTCGGTTATCAAACCGTCGCGACGACTAACGGGAAAGAAGCGTGGGATGCGTTTCGCAAGAGTCGTTTCCGTCTTGTGATTTCAGATGTGTTGATGCCCGAGATCGACGGCCTCGAACTCTGCAGGCGCATACGCAAGCACAAGCAATCGAAATACACCTACATCATCATGATCACGGCTCTGATCGGTAAGAAAGACTACCTCGAGGGTATGGAAGCAGGCGCGGATGACTTCGTGACGAAGCCGTTCGACCCCGATGAGCTGAAGGCCAGGCTCCGCGTAGCGGAACGCATTATTTCATTCCAGGAACAAGCCGCATTGGCGGAAGAAACCAAATCCCGGGATTAAGACCTAATGTAAATTGCATCATTGCAAGTTGCTTCATTTCTTCAATTGAAGAAATGAAGCAATGTCGAATTGATGCAATGATCCAATGCTCCCGCCCTCCTATTTATAGGCAGCCAGCCCCGTGATGTGCTCCCCCAGGATCAGCGCATGGATATGATCTGTTCCCTCGTACGTATACACCGACTCCAGATTGCACATATGACGGAAGACCGGGTACTCCAGCGTGATCCCGCTCGCTCCCATCAGGTCCCGAGCCAGGCGGGCGGTTTCTAATCCCACCCAGACATTATTTCGTTTGGCCATGGAGGTTTGAGCGAAGTGGAGCTTGCCTTCGTCCTTCAGCCGGCCGAGCCGCCACGCGAGCAGCTGGCCTTTGGTGATCTCGGTTACCATGCGCACGAGCTTTTCCTGGACCAGTTGGAATTGCGCGAGCGGTTTTTCGAATTGAGTCCGGCCCTTGGTGTACTCCAGAACGCATTCGTAGCATGCCATCGCGGCGCCGATGCCGCCCCAGGCGATTCCGTAGCGGGCCTGATTGAGGCACATCAACGGGCCCTTGAGTCCTTCCGCTTTCGGAAGAACATTCGCTTCGGGCACCAGCACATCGTCCAGGATCAGATCGGAGGTGACGGAGGCGCGCAACGAGAGCTTGTTTTTGATTTCCGGCGCCTGAAATCCGGGAGTTTTCGTTTCGACAATGAATCCTTTGATTTCTTCGCCGGCTTTTGCCCAGACGATCGCGATGTCCGCAATGGTTCCGTTGGTGATCCAGCGCTTTGTCCCGTTCAGCACCCAGCCTTTGTCTGTGCGCCGCGCGCGAGTCTCCATGCCGCCGGGATCGGAGCCGTGATCGGGTTCGGTGAGTCCGAAACAACCGATCTGTTCTCCCCTGGCCAGCAGCGGCAGCCATTTCCTCTTTTGCTCCTCCGTGCCGAACGTGAAGATCGGATACATCACCAGCGCGCCCTGAACGCTGACGAAACTGCGAAGCCCGCTGTCGCCCCGCTCGAGTTCCTGCATGACGAGGCCGTATGCGACGTTATTCATGTTGGCGCAGCCGTACTCTTCAGGAAGGTTTCCGCCGAACAACCCCATTTCTGCCATTTCAGGAATCAGTTGATTGGGGAATGACGCTTCCTCGAAATGTTTATCGATGACCGGAATGACGCGGTCATCGACGAAGCGGCGCACCGTATCACGCACCATCCGTTCCTCGTCCGACAGGAGATCGTCGATCCGGTAAAAGTCGACACCTTTAAATGACATCCGCGTCCTCCATACAAAAAGCTATCATAACGGACTCATATGAGACCGGATTCGGCTATCCAGATTATTCGCGAGCTGCGCAGGCATGGACATGAGGCGTACCTTGTCGGCGGCTGCGTTCGCGACATGGTGATGCGGGTGGAACCGGCGGATTACGACATTGCGACGGATGCGCTGCCCGGGGAGGTGATGCGCATCTTTCCGCGCACGGAAGCCATTGGCGCGCAGTTCGGAGTTGTTCTCGTTATCCATCGCGGGCATCCGTTCGAGGTGGCGACTTTCCGTTCGGATGAGGCCTATGTCGACGGCCGGCGGCCGACGGGTGTGGTCTTTACGAATGCGGAGCAGGATGTGCTCCGCCGGGATTTCACGATCAACGGGCTGCTTTACGATCCCGCCGAAGACCGGATCATCGACTATGTCCACGGCCAGGAGGATATCGCCGCCAGGATCGTCCGCGCCATCGGCGATCCGCATGCCCGATTTGAGGAAGATAAGCTGCGAATTCTTCGGGCCGTCCGTTTCGGTGCGCGCTTCGGTTATTCGATCGAACCGGCCACCTGGGATGCGGTCCGCGCGATGGCTCCGAAAATTCACCAGGTCAGCAAGGAGCGCATCAGGGAAGAGATCACGCGCATTTTGACGGAAGGCCAGGCGGCGCACGGGTTCCGGATGCTCGATGAGGCCGGTCTGCTGGCGCAGGTGCTGCCGGAATTGGAGTGGACGGATCACATCCGGAAAGCGCTCGAGCTGGTGCCGTCGAAAGCGGAGCCGGATTTTGCTATGGCTGTCCTGCTGCACGAAACCGCGCTGCCGCATGTCGCTCAGATCGTCGAACGCTTGAAGTTCTCTCGCGCGGAGATGCATCATATTATCGCCTTGGTCGAGAATCTCCCCCGCTTCTCGCAAATCCGGCAGATGACCGTCAGCGCCCTCAAACGGTTTTTCCGCCTGGATCGATTCCAGGATCATCTGGAGCTCGCTCAGATTCATCGCGTCGCCGGCAATGAAAACCTCGACGACTACGAGTTTGCGCTGCGCAAGCGAAAGGATTGGGGGGAGCCGGAAATCTGGCCGGAGCCGCTGATCACCGGAGACGACCTGATCGCGATGGGCTTCGCCCCCGGACCGTCGTTCAAACAGATTCTGACGCGTGTGGAGGATGAGCAGTTGGAAGGGAGATTGGGGATCCGCGAGGAAGCTGTCAACTTCGTGAAGCGGGAGTTTGTGCGCGCATGAGACTGGCAATAATGTTTCTTCTCCTGATCAATCTGAACACCGCGACGCAGGCGGAGCTGCGCACGCTACCCGGCATCGGCCCCGCGCTGGCCAGGCGGATTGTCGAGTTCCGGGAGAAGCAGCACGGATTCAAACGGGTCGAGGAACTGCTGGCAATTCCCGGTATGAGCGAGAAGAAGTGGAAGGCGATCAAAGATAAGATCGAAGTGAAATAAGAGGGGAAGAACACAAGAAGCAAGAGGCACATAAAGGAGCCAATGGATCCCTTATGTGCCTTTTGTGGCTAATTTTCTTATTTCTTGTCGTCGCCGCCGCCGCCGCCGAACAGTCCGCCAATCGCTTTTCCGAGCCCTTGAAAAACTTTTCCGACGCCTTTGCCGGCATCCTTTGCGGCGTCTTTGGCAGGTTCAGCAATCGTTCTGTCGAGCGTCTCGGAGATATGAAGACCGTGCAGTGTGCAGTACGTGGTAGGCGCCGTTCCCGAGATGAAGGCCTCTTCGAAGGTATGTTCGCAGGAGGGGTTCGCCAGCATCAGCGTATCCGCATCGAGGCGGGCGAAGTCGATGCCGGAAGGCGCATCAAAGTTCATATGCTCCGGATCTTTCGGCGGATACAGAGCCGTTGACTTCATCATGAATTCGGTCCAGATCGGCAGCGCCGAGCGCGCGCCCTCGAGGTTCAAGTCGCGGTTATCGTCATAACCGACCCAGGCGATGACCAGCAGATCCTTCGTGTAGCCGGCGAACCAGCCGTCGCGTGAAGTGCCGGTCTTGCCCGCCGCCGGAAGCATGAATCCGCGCCCGCGCACACCGGTGGGACCGGCCGCGGTGCCCTCGTTGATGACGCCTTCCATGAGATAGGTCATGAGATATGCGAGTTCCGGCCGCATGACCTCCTGCGGCTGGTATTTGTAGGACTTGTTCGTGGAGCCGTCCCCACTGGTGACCCGGAGAAGCGCATGAGGCTGCATACGCTGCCCTTCATTTGCAAAAGCGGTGTAGGCGCCGGCCATTTCGATCGGCGTGACCTCAAATGCTCCCAGCGCAACCGATGGATAGCCTTTGATTTTTGCGTTGAGTCCCAGCCGTTTGGCCATTGCCGCAACGCGGCCGTAACCGATGTGTTCGGCAACTTTGATGGTCGGGACGTTCAGCGAATGCTCCAGAGCTGTCCGGACGGTGACGATGCCACGGTACTCCTGGTGATAGTTGTTCGGCTGATAGGTACTGCGGCCGTTCTCGTAAACGAAAGTGGTCGGCTCATCCACGATCGTCGTTATCGGCGTGACGACGGTATCGTGCGTCAGGGATTCTGGCTGTGAGGCGGTCGATCCATCTGATAAATCGTTCGGCGCCGGATCGGCGGTGGGCGTCAGGTTCGGCTCCGGCTTCGGCGTGTCCGCTCCCGGGTCGGCATCATCCGATTTTCCCTGATCGAATGCCGTCTCCAGAGCCGTCGCGTAAACGATCGGCTTAAAAATGGATCCGGGTTGCCGCGATGCCTGAACGATCCGGTTCAACTGCGTCATGCCATAGTCGCTGCCGCCGACCATCGCTTTGATTTCGCCGGTATGGGGATCGAGCGCAATCAGCGCGGCCTGCGGCCCCGGCAGGTTGTCCGGGCCTTTCTGGCGCTTCTTCTGCTGCGCGATTTCATCGTTGACGAACTTCAAA
This window harbors:
- a CDS encoding BsuPI-related putative proteinase inhibitor; the protein is MKSVSKLALLFLLLPATLFAQPGVRMSADFLPLEVGNRWEYDVFNEAGTKVDHLDFSVQEYRIVSGRSFYVLNQFPFASEGDKIRLVRYDRQEHTYLRLLDNDEGPLFLADGARVEVLKADDSGLPSKFVMYGDLVDLTFQRGIGIVEARMHSGAVEIAKLTALHTSEQQLADAKAEGAQISTQPKPPQQTAQIPPGQPQTQPGQRPQQAPQPQRPRTEIENVAKATEETVALDVQASDIAGGTKFLLTVINTTDKLIPFNFTTGQTYDFVITDANGQEIWRWSRRMFFTQVIRQEAMRPNKNWTFEVTWNHRDNELNIAHPGKYTVVGSIASHPPMESPPVVFEVH
- a CDS encoding acyl-CoA dehydrogenase family protein; amino-acid sequence: MSFKGVDFYRIDDLLSDEERMVRDTVRRFVDDRVIPVIDKHFEEASFPNQLIPEMAEMGLFGGNLPEEYGCANMNNVAYGLVMQELERGDSGLRSFVSVQGALVMYPIFTFGTEEQKRKWLPLLARGEQIGCFGLTEPDHGSDPGGMETRARRTDKGWVLNGTKRWITNGTIADIAIVWAKAGEEIKGFIVETKTPGFQAPEIKNKLSLRASVTSDLILDDVLVPEANVLPKAEGLKGPLMCLNQARYGIAWGGIGAAMACYECVLEYTKGRTQFEKPLAQFQLVQEKLVRMVTEITKGQLLAWRLGRLKDEGKLHFAQTSMAKRNNVWVGLETARLARDLMGASGITLEYPVFRHMCNLESVYTYEGTDHIHALILGEHITGLAAYK
- a CDS encoding M20/M25/M40 family metallo-hydrolase is translated as MESSVDNVFSDKRVQRAFRFIAENEPAIEAEQIRLTQIPAPPFGESERARAFADELSRAGLRPEADGIGNVVAAYDGPGRNPVVVGAHLDTVFPASTPLELRRKGRAVLVPGISDNGCGIAALLWMVRAAKEAGIGFRRPVILVGNVGEEGEGNLRGIRYLFENPRWDGRGCEFIAIDGAGFQRITHQALGSRRFRVHLAGPGGHSWADFGRPNPVQAMASAIHLFSTASGVRRSGESFNFGLVRGGISVNAIPRDAVMEVDLRSIVAPNLAELEKRLRRCVNEATRASGVECRIELMGERPSGMTPTGAPLVQAAMDVTRRLGFEPLPDVGSTDANLPISLGIPAIALGGGGSSGNVHTPEEWFDPARREIGIQRLLALVGVVAGLD
- a CDS encoding energy transducer TonB, with the translated sequence MSVAVHGVLLSVLLLIPLIFTETMKARYTTVQLAPPIPKAQPLEVTHYKEPPRPKPVIEPKPIVAPPPPKPVVVQPPVEKKPEPPKIAAIKLPDVIEREKPIPVVRNTPHLDSNEPAIAAPKAPEVKTGMFSTGSSATPTTNLPAQKVQTGGFGDPNGVKAVGKPGKVGNIAELGSFDLPTGAGAGNGTGGAHGARGVVHSSGFGNGVAPVGGGGNGGGGGGSGRAVQQGGFGDLDGAAKAEAPKRHLETGSAQVPVEILSKPKPDYTAEARTQKVEGEVLVRVMFTAAGEVRVLEVVKGLGHGLDQNALRAAQQIKFKPAQRDGQPVDSTATVHIVFELAY
- a CDS encoding response regulator yields the protein MKVLIAEDDRDSRELLAWMLEKLGYQTVATTNGKEAWDAFRKSRFRLVISDVLMPEIDGLELCRRIRKHKQSKYTYIIMITALIGKKDYLEGMEAGADDFVTKPFDPDELKARLRVAERIISFQEQAALAEETKSRD
- a CDS encoding M48 family metalloprotease translates to MRNLNFKISIWVFILFFSIGGGFAIAAQKPQQAPPSNTTSAAPVDPTAPSTVSQILDRVVGREAILASKMRTLHPLVETYLQSLDKDDALAFRPVDDQYFLGKLDFNAEEKEHTLLGGEPAPDKITGKITQLYSVKYLPGGFAQMLVVDGHFDKNHYQFEYVRREFLGSVRTLVFDVLPKKGSSGSFRGRIWAEDQEYNIVRFNGTYGPSSSTKMYFHFDSWREYMGPGIWLPAYVYTEESNMGYLVGLRHLRFKGQTRLWGYNVGKASGQNELTALIVESDDVKDKIEDAEGTSPVYALRQWERQAEDNVIQRLEKAALIAPDGEVNKTLETVVNNLEVTNNLDIEPEVRVRVLLTTPLESFTIGHTIVLSRGLIDVLPDEASLATILAHELAHIALGHRLDTMYAFSDRMLFQDPQAFQKLYLKRDPKEEIDADAKAAELLKNSPYKDKLGNAGLFLEAVNARASQLPNLLRAHIGNTMVKGNRVQRMTSLETGAPKLEMTKVDQIAALPLGGRVRVDPWTARIEMPKTKPVALLSAREKMPFEVTPFYIYLTRQTGDTPAKTAQATPATPTGQPATVKQEN
- a CDS encoding succinic semialdehyde dehydrogenase, whose product is MDPRGVLIEVRNPVTGEVVGQVAETTAGDLAETVERARQAQARWRALPFAGRARIVRRFHDLLLSRREMVLDTIQSETGKARRDALGEIVTVAGTARYYLANGAGHLQVRRRRPAVPVVTSAEIIYKPHGVVGLITPWNYPFLLGVGDAIPALLAGNAVVVKPSALTPLSAVLARELLVESGLDPDLFALAHGAGEVGSELIGRVDYIGFTGGTATGRKVAVAASERLIPYSLELGGKNPMIVLEGAPLDAAATGLIAGAFANSGQTCISVERAYVQESIYAEFARRVAGKTAALKLGWSKSWNLDMGSMISREHAEKVLERIEKAVAGGAQAIAGGRARSELGPAFVEPTVLTNARDDMPISKEETFGPVIALYPVRTAEEAVARANNSEFGLNASIWAKGGQAQEIARQIETGSAVINSTLLIYNSFDVPMGGVKLSGIGRRHGEQGILRYTQAQSIVSSVAAGGGYDSMLMRVRSQWMADALAGILKVWRRL